In the genome of Mycobacterium kansasii ATCC 12478, one region contains:
- the pheS gene encoding phenylalanine--tRNA ligase subunit alpha: MGEQPVDLSPEALAKAVNAAQQAFALADSLEALARAKTEHLGDRSPLALARQALGRLPKEERADSGQRVNVARGDAQRSYDGRLTALRAERDTAVLAAEGIDVTLPSTRQPTGARHPITILAEHIADTFIAMGWELAEGPEVESEQFNFDALNFPPDHPARSEQDTFYIAPENSRQLLRTHTSPVQVRTLLERELPVYIISIGRTFRTDELDATHTPVFHQVEGLAVDRGLTMAHLRGTLDAFARAEFGPLARTRIRPHFFPFTEPSAEVDVWFASKKGGADWVEWGGCGMVHPNVLRAAGIDPEVYSGFAFGMGLERTLQFRNGIPDMRDMVEGDIRFSLPFGVGA; the protein is encoded by the coding sequence GTGGGTGAACAACCCGTCGATCTGTCGCCGGAGGCATTGGCCAAGGCGGTTAACGCCGCCCAACAGGCTTTCGCACTAGCCGACAGTCTGGAGGCGCTGGCGCGCGCCAAGACCGAGCACCTTGGGGACCGTTCGCCGCTGGCGCTGGCCCGGCAGGCACTGGGCAGGTTGCCCAAGGAGGAGCGTGCCGATTCCGGCCAGCGAGTGAACGTCGCCCGGGGCGATGCTCAACGCAGCTACGACGGACGTCTGACGGCGCTGCGGGCCGAACGTGACACTGCGGTGCTGGCCGCCGAGGGTATTGACGTCACGCTGCCGTCGACCCGGCAGCCGACCGGCGCCCGGCATCCGATCACGATCCTGGCCGAGCACATCGCGGACACCTTCATCGCAATGGGATGGGAGCTGGCCGAAGGACCGGAGGTCGAGAGCGAGCAGTTCAACTTCGATGCCCTCAACTTCCCGCCGGACCACCCCGCGCGCAGCGAGCAAGACACCTTCTATATCGCGCCGGAGAATTCACGGCAGCTGCTGCGCACCCACACGTCACCGGTACAGGTGCGCACCCTGCTGGAGCGCGAATTACCGGTCTACATCATCTCGATCGGCCGGACCTTCCGCACCGACGAACTCGATGCCACCCACACGCCGGTGTTCCATCAGGTCGAGGGATTGGCGGTGGATCGCGGGCTGACCATGGCGCACCTGCGCGGGACGCTGGATGCCTTCGCCCGGGCCGAGTTCGGGCCGTTGGCGCGCACCCGGATCCGGCCGCACTTCTTCCCGTTCACCGAACCGTCCGCCGAGGTCGATGTGTGGTTCGCCAGCAAGAAGGGTGGCGCCGACTGGGTGGAGTGGGGTGGCTGCGGAATGGTGCATCCAAACGTGTTGCGGGCCGCCGGAATTGACCCTGAGGTTTACTCGGGCTTCGCGTTCGGGATGGGTCTAGAGCGAACGCTGCAGTTCCGCAACGGGATTCCCGACATGCGCGACATGGTCGAGGGTGACATCCGGTTCTCGTTGCCGTTCGGGGTGGGTGCCTGA
- the pheT gene encoding phenylalanine--tRNA ligase subunit beta — protein MRVPYSWLREVVSAGAPGWDVPAGELEQTLVRIGHEVEEVTALGPVDGPLTMGRVAAIEELTGFKKPIRACLVDLGDGAEREIVCGATNFMVGDLVVVALPGTTLPGGFTITARKTYGRTSAGMICSAAELALAADHSGILVLPPGTAEPGADGAGVLGLDDVVFHLAITPDRGYCMSVRGLAREIACAYDLDFVDPADVPALPVEAEAWPLTVQAETGVRRFALRPVTGIDPAAASPWWLQRRLLLCGIRATSPAVDVTNYVMLEFGHPMHAHDRNRITGSLGVRFARSCETVVTLDNIERRLEPADVLIVDDVTTAAIGGVMGAASTEVRADSTDVLLEAAIWDPAAVSRTQRRLHLPSEAARRYERAVDPAISVAALDRCAALLADIAGGVVVPALTDWRGEPPVDDWSMPPIRIAVDLPDRFAGVSYAPGTAARRLTQIGAQVAEDGPDVLEVRPPSWRPDLLQPADLVEEVMRLEGLEVIPSVLPSAPAGRGLTATQRRRRAIGKSLALSGYVEVLPTPFLPAGVFDLWGLTADDPRRTTTSVVNPLEADRPQLATTLLPALLEALGRNVSRGLTDVALFAIAQVVRPTEQTRGIELIPVHRRPTEGEIAKLDESLPRQPQHVAAVLTGLREPRGPWGPGRAVEAADAFEAVRIIARASGIDVTLRAARYLPWHPGRCAEVLVGESSIGHAGQLHPAVIERTGLPKGTCAIELNLDAIPVVESLPAPRVSPFPAVFQDVSLVVSADVPAQVVADAVREGAGELLEDIQLFDVFTGPQIGEARKSLTFALRFRAPDRTLTEDDASAARDAAVQLAAERVGALLRR, from the coding sequence ATGCGTGTTCCGTATAGCTGGCTGCGCGAAGTGGTTTCGGCCGGCGCACCGGGTTGGGACGTCCCGGCAGGTGAACTCGAGCAGACGTTGGTCCGTATCGGCCATGAAGTCGAAGAGGTGACCGCACTCGGCCCGGTTGACGGCCCGCTGACCATGGGGCGGGTCGCCGCCATCGAGGAACTTACCGGTTTCAAGAAGCCGATCCGGGCCTGCCTGGTCGACCTCGGCGACGGTGCGGAGCGCGAAATAGTCTGTGGTGCCACAAATTTCATGGTTGGCGATTTGGTCGTCGTGGCGCTCCCGGGAACCACCCTGCCGGGCGGCTTCACCATCACCGCTCGCAAGACCTACGGCCGTACCTCGGCGGGAATGATCTGCTCGGCGGCCGAACTTGCTTTGGCCGCAGATCATTCCGGGATCCTGGTGCTGCCGCCGGGAACGGCCGAACCGGGGGCCGACGGCGCGGGTGTGCTCGGATTGGACGACGTGGTCTTCCACCTGGCGATCACCCCCGACCGCGGCTACTGCATGTCGGTGCGAGGCCTGGCCCGAGAGATCGCCTGCGCTTATGACTTGGATTTCGTCGACCCCGCCGACGTGCCGGCGCTGCCGGTGGAGGCAGAGGCGTGGCCGTTGACGGTACAGGCCGAAACAGGCGTGCGCCGGTTCGCCCTGCGGCCGGTGACTGGCATCGATCCGGCCGCGGCATCGCCCTGGTGGCTGCAACGCCGGCTGCTACTGTGCGGCATCCGCGCGACCTCGCCGGCGGTCGACGTCACCAACTACGTAATGCTCGAGTTCGGTCACCCGATGCACGCGCACGACCGCAACCGGATCACCGGCAGCCTGGGCGTGCGGTTCGCCCGCTCCTGCGAGACCGTAGTCACCCTGGACAACATCGAGCGGCGACTCGAACCCGCCGACGTCCTGATCGTCGACGACGTCACCACCGCAGCGATCGGCGGCGTGATGGGTGCGGCCAGCACCGAGGTGCGCGCCGATTCAACCGACGTCCTGTTGGAGGCGGCGATATGGGATCCGGCTGCGGTGTCGCGCACCCAGCGGCGGTTGCACTTGCCCAGCGAGGCCGCCCGGCGCTACGAGCGCGCAGTCGACCCGGCCATTTCGGTGGCCGCCCTGGATCGATGCGCTGCGCTGCTCGCCGATATCGCCGGGGGAGTAGTCGTCCCGGCACTGACCGATTGGCGGGGTGAACCGCCGGTCGATGACTGGTCGATGCCGCCGATCCGGATCGCCGTCGACCTGCCGGACCGCTTCGCGGGCGTGTCCTACGCCCCGGGCACGGCTGCTCGGCGGCTGACACAAATCGGCGCCCAGGTAGCCGAGGATGGCCCCGATGTGCTTGAGGTGAGGCCGCCGAGTTGGCGACCCGATCTGCTGCAGCCCGCCGACCTCGTCGAGGAGGTGATGCGGCTGGAAGGGCTCGAGGTCATCCCGTCGGTCCTGCCCTCCGCGCCCGCGGGTCGCGGCCTCACGGCTACGCAGCGGCGCCGTCGGGCGATCGGTAAATCACTGGCGCTGTCCGGCTACGTCGAGGTGCTGCCGACGCCGTTTCTGCCCGCCGGCGTTTTCGACCTCTGGGGACTAACGGCCGATGACCCGCGCCGGACCACGACCAGTGTGGTCAACCCGTTGGAAGCCGACCGTCCGCAGCTGGCCACCACGTTGTTGCCGGCCCTGCTGGAAGCGTTGGGGCGCAACGTGTCCCGCGGTCTGACCGATGTCGCGTTGTTCGCCATCGCGCAGGTGGTCCGGCCAACCGAGCAGACTCGCGGCATCGAGCTGATCCCCGTGCATCGCCGGCCCACCGAAGGCGAGATCGCCAAGCTGGACGAATCGCTGCCCCGGCAACCGCAACACGTCGCCGCGGTGCTGACCGGGTTGCGCGAGCCTCGCGGCCCGTGGGGTCCCGGCCGCGCGGTCGAAGCTGCCGACGCTTTCGAGGCGGTGCGAATCATTGCCCGGGCCAGTGGAATTGACGTGACTCTTCGCGCGGCCCGGTACCTACCCTGGCATCCGGGCCGCTGCGCCGAAGTACTCGTCGGCGAAAGCTCCATCGGTCACGCGGGACAGCTGCATCCGGCCGTGATCGAGCGGACGGGCCTGCCGAAGGGCACCTGCGCGATCGAGCTGAACCTCGATGCGATCCCCGTCGTGGAGTCGCTTCCGGCTCCCAGGGTGTCGCCGTTCCCCGCGGTGTTTCAGGACGTCAGCCTTGTGGTGTCCGCGGATGTCCCCGCCCAGGTCGTGGCGGATGCGGTTCGCGAAGGCGCAGGTGAGTTGCTGGAGGACATTCAGTTATTCGACGTCTTCACCGGTCCGCAGATCGGCGAAGCGCGCAAGTCGCTGACCTTCGCGCTACGGTTTCGCGCGCCCGATCGCACGCTGACCGAAGACGACGCAAGCGCGGCCCGCGACGCGGCGGTACAGCTGGCTGCCGAACGCGTCGGCGCCCTGCTGCGTCGCTGA
- a CDS encoding PE family protein: MSFVIAMPEMVASAATDLASIGSTISSANAAAAVPTTGLLAAGADEVSATIASLFSQHAAEYQALSAQVVAFHSQFVQTLNSGAAAYAGAEAANVQQSLLDLINQPFLALTGRPLIGNGTDGTSGPVGTAGGPGGWLLGNGGKGGDSTNVGATGGAGGAAGLLGNGGMGGTGGPGTAATAGGTGGAGGAGGWLYGNGGVGGAGGSTTVNNAHGGIGGVGGNAGLLGYGGAGGAGGSATTGLGGNGGAGGDGGVFGVGGGDGGAGGSVTTGTGGTGGAGGNSQYFGTGGAGGQGGNSSNNLAGTVGGTSGAGGVGGSGGSLFGNGGVGGAGGSSTRGLAGSGGNGGIGGVFGNGGDGGAGGDTLGGVLAAGTAGTGGNGGTSGLIGAGGKGGVGGNNLAVLFNGTIGAGGNGGDARLWGDGGAGGTGGLTYNGNVTGGAGGSGGNGGSWFGDGGAGGDGSAGLGKGAGGAGGNGGAGLGMGDGGRGGAGGVGGASGAGGAGGSGGGARIGDGGAGGAGGNGGITTGAGGDGGRGGDVSVAGAGGAGGAGGNGSVGSAGAGAGGAGGAGGNGGSSYGNGGAGGAGGNGATVSGAGGAGGAGGNAFGIGNGGAGGAGGGSAAAQGGSGGSGGAGGNGGTAGWFGNGGTGGDGGSVNGTGAGGAGGNGGNATFIGSGGNGGLGGSTFAAATGAGNGGNGGDAMGLVGAGGNGGNSGNSPLNLITPASGGNGGNATTTVIGNGGNGGSGINGGANGTGGTPGQLGSPGLAGGVAPPPSTTNAYEALVANTAVNLASTSATSAGSPAPFLSQIADNLDGYIQLTGQSLGAAVTDFNSNLYNLPQHLMAAFSDLLAGNISGAVQQVANGVFGLFVDTSSLFSVTGNFPQLTAVVNGALGDLLPILTIPGESAQNVANVVKLLTDPTISVDVTNFLAPTQTLGFPVALGLELVGPAFSTAAAAGKSAAAFSQAVQAGNMPAALTVLVDAPAVIADGFLNGQYVLPTPLTLTVPFVVPLVGVVPQTITLQNNVPFNGILHPLERITAIAPNPLTGGMLNVTTNGTEIGGIVPALLNYWPQQLANAIGA; the protein is encoded by the coding sequence ATGTCGTTTGTGATCGCGATGCCGGAGATGGTGGCTTCGGCGGCAACGGATTTGGCGAGCATCGGCTCGACGATCAGCTCGGCCAACGCGGCGGCAGCAGTGCCTACCACGGGGCTGCTGGCGGCCGGTGCCGACGAGGTGTCGGCGACGATTGCGTCGCTGTTTTCGCAGCACGCCGCGGAGTATCAGGCGCTGAGCGCCCAGGTGGTGGCTTTCCACTCCCAGTTTGTGCAGACCCTCAACTCGGGTGCGGCCGCCTATGCCGGCGCCGAGGCCGCCAACGTCCAGCAGAGCTTGCTCGACCTGATCAACCAGCCCTTTCTGGCATTGACCGGGCGCCCGCTGATCGGCAACGGCACCGACGGGACGAGCGGACCCGTCGGGACAGCCGGCGGTCCCGGCGGGTGGCTGTTGGGCAACGGCGGCAAAGGTGGAGATAGCACGAATGTCGGAGCGACCGGCGGGGCGGGCGGGGCCGCAGGCTTGCTGGGCAACGGCGGCATGGGTGGGACCGGCGGGCCGGGCACGGCCGCCACCGCTGGCGGGACCGGCGGCGCCGGTGGTGCGGGCGGGTGGCTTTACGGCAATGGTGGCGTTGGTGGGGCCGGCGGGAGTACGACGGTCAACAACGCCCACGGCGGTATCGGCGGGGTCGGCGGCAACGCCGGGTTGCTCGGCTACGGCGGCGCCGGTGGCGCCGGTGGCTCCGCCACCACCGGACTTGGCGGCAACGGCGGCGCCGGCGGCGACGGCGGTGTGTTCGGTGTCGGCGGCGGCGACGGCGGTGCCGGCGGGAGCGTCACGACCGGGACCGGCGGAACCGGCGGTGCCGGCGGCAACTCTCAGTACTTCGGGACCGGAGGCGCCGGCGGGCAGGGCGGGAACTCCAGCAACAACCTCGCCGGGACCGTCGGTGGCACCAGCGGCGCGGGCGGTGTGGGCGGCAGTGGCGGGTCGCTGTTTGGCAACGGTGGTGTCGGCGGGGCCGGCGGCAGCTCGACCAGAGGACTCGCCGGCAGCGGCGGCAATGGCGGCATCGGTGGCGTGTTCGGCAATGGCGGCGACGGCGGGGCCGGCGGCGACACTTTGGGTGGGGTTCTTGCGGCGGGAACCGCCGGCACCGGCGGCAATGGCGGCACTAGCGGGCTGATCGGCGCGGGCGGCAAGGGCGGCGTCGGCGGCAACAATCTTGCTGTTCTCTTCAATGGAACCATCGGGGCCGGCGGCAACGGCGGTGACGCCCGGCTCTGGGGTGACGGTGGTGCCGGCGGCACCGGCGGGCTGACTTACAACGGCAACGTCACCGGTGGGGCCGGCGGCAGCGGCGGCAACGGCGGATCATGGTTTGGCGACGGCGGTGCCGGTGGTGACGGCAGCGCCGGCCTCGGCAAGGGGGCCGGCGGCGCGGGCGGTAACGGCGGTGCCGGCCTCGGGATGGGCGATGGCGGTCGCGGCGGGGCCGGCGGAGTCGGCGGAGCCAGTGGCGCCGGTGGGGCAGGTGGTAGCGGGGGTGGGGCGCGCATAGGCGATGGTGGCGCTGGTGGTGCCGGCGGCAACGGCGGCATCACGACTGGGGCCGGCGGCGATGGTGGCCGGGGCGGCGACGTCAGCGTCGCCGGTGCCGGTGGGGCCGGGGGTGCTGGCGGGAACGGCTCGGTCGGCTCGGCCGGAGCCGGAGCCGGTGGGGCCGGGGGTGCCGGTGGCAACGGCGGGTCGTCGTACGGCAACGGCGGGGCCGGCGGCGCCGGCGGCAACGGCGCTACCGTCAGCGGCGCCGGCGGGGCTGGTGGCGCGGGCGGCAACGCCTTCGGCATCGGCAATGGCGGGGCCGGGGGTGCCGGCGGCGGCTCCGCGGCCGCTCAAGGGGGCTCCGGCGGCAGCGGCGGGGCCGGCGGCAACGGCGGCACCGCTGGGTGGTTCGGCAACGGTGGGACCGGCGGCGACGGCGGCAGCGTCAACGGCACCGGCGCCGGCGGAGCCGGCGGCAACGGCGGCAACGCCACATTCATCGGCAGCGGCGGCAACGGCGGCCTCGGCGGGTCGACATTTGCCGCAGCCACCGGTGCCGGTAACGGCGGGAACGGCGGCGATGCCATGGGCCTTGTCGGCGCCGGCGGCAACGGCGGGAATTCCGGCAATTCCCCTCTCAACTTGATTACGCCCGCCAGTGGCGGCAACGGTGGCAACGCCACGACCACCGTGATCGGCAACGGCGGCAATGGTGGCAGCGGCATCAACGGCGGCGCGAACGGTACCGGCGGCACGCCCGGGCAGCTGGGCAGTCCCGGCCTAGCCGGGGGGGTGGCCCCGCCGCCGAGCACCACCAACGCGTATGAAGCCCTCGTGGCGAATACGGCCGTGAATCTCGCCAGCACGAGTGCCACCTCTGCTGGCAGTCCGGCGCCTTTCCTGAGCCAGATCGCCGATAACCTGGATGGCTACATCCAGCTGACCGGCCAGTCGCTCGGCGCGGCGGTCACCGACTTCAACAGCAATTTGTATAACTTGCCCCAACACCTGATGGCGGCTTTCTCCGACCTTCTGGCGGGCAACATCAGCGGTGCAGTGCAGCAGGTGGCGAATGGCGTGTTCGGCCTCTTCGTCGATACCTCCAGCCTGTTCTCCGTGACTGGCAACTTCCCGCAACTCACTGCGGTCGTGAACGGCGCCCTTGGAGACCTGCTACCGATCCTGACCATCCCCGGAGAGTCGGCGCAGAACGTCGCCAACGTGGTCAAGTTGCTTACCGACCCGACCATATCGGTGGATGTCACGAATTTCTTGGCTCCCACCCAGACCCTCGGGTTCCCGGTGGCATTGGGTCTGGAGCTGGTAGGCCCTGCGTTCTCTACAGCTGCCGCGGCCGGAAAGAGTGCCGCGGCATTTTCCCAAGCCGTGCAGGCCGGGAACATGCCGGCGGCTTTGACTGTATTGGTAGACGCGCCCGCCGTCATCGCAGATGGCTTCCTCAATGGCCAATACGTGCTGCCCACGCCGCTGACGTTGACGGTTCCCTTTGTGGTTCCGCTGGT